TAGATACAATAATCCTTAATTCACACATGTAGACAATCAAAGTGCATTCTTGAcgttccttatcttccttatTTACCAAATGCGCAACTGTTACCATAAATCCGATGCGGAATCAAGATAATGACGTAAACGTGCGAGCGAACGAAAGATGGGGGACTCTGTGGCAGGGGGTGAGTTACCGCCGTTTTATGTTTTGTACCGTTCAAATTTAGTAACTTTCGTTGATTCGTGTACAAATGTCGTCGAAACTGTTGCGAAGAATGCGTTCCAACAAGTGTCAGTGCCTTCATATATTCAGTGCCTGCGACAACGGCTGTTACTCAGACGTGTGACTCGTTTTCACACATACTTACTCATAATTAAGTTTATAGCTTCTTGAATCGCTGTTTCGCAAGCTCGAAATGAAACAGCACATAAGGATTAATGATGCAAAACGACTTTGAGAGCTTTTATGTCTATTATAAACGGAACATTTAGTTGAAATCTTCCTTTATGGAGGATTGCATGTGGTCTTGGTTGTTCCCTTCGGGCATTTTCTGAGCAGCGTTGCTTTTATCCACTCCAGTAGTTACCAGTGATGCAGACAGAGGTTCGGGGGACAAGGTCGGCGTGAAAATCAACGGTTCCAATGACAACACATTCACGGAGTCTAACCAAGAAAACGGACCTAGCAAAGACGCCAATGGAAACGCCGAAGAGGCAGGGAACAGCCCCACAAAGTCTGAGAAAAGCATTACCTCCGTAAACGCCAACGGGGAAGGTGACTCGTGCAAAGTGCATTCGTCACCTGACCATTTCTCAACAGCAGACGAGGGTACGGGGGACGCCGAGGGTATCGAAACAGAGGAAGACAGCTGTATTTCTACTGACCCAGGTCTGTCTCAGTATCACGCTTTCTCATTGTGAAAAGCAGCACGAGCTCTGGCATTAATGCTACTTACAAAATTTGAGTAGCGAAATAGCTGAACACACGCACAACGCTATGCACTTAGATTATTGTGGTCAGTAGACCACACATGCTCCTCTGCTATCTCTGTATATAATGTTCGGAGCTTATAAGGAGTAGTTCATGCAAGAAGGCCTAGGTCTTGCTGTAAACGCTTTAATGTGGTGGCATCTGTTAATAAAGTGGGCGTTTCAACTGAAGTACTGCagtacaggcgtcgccacccttaaccgtagcgcgtggcctgcttgcatgccagcgccgccttgcgtcGATGCTGGGGTGGAGGCTCTAAGACCATGGTACACGAGCGCCCCCTCTCGATCGGTTGAGTTCAGGGTAATCGGCATGGTACGAATGGATCACCTTCTGGATAGTATCACCTTACGCCTTCGCAAAACAGGCACAATAACCGCGCGTGTGCGTTATCTACCACGCTTTATCTAAATGCCGGTTTGCGGAAGGGCGAGCTTGAGGGGCACAATATTCTGAAATAAGTTTGAGACATATGTAAACACTGTAGGCTCACCCATGTTTGCTCTGAGCATTCTGTTCACTATGATATGTGTTATCACagatttttctgtttttgtttcatGGTGCTGAGGAAAGATTTGGTAATGTGTTTGTGTGGATGCAAATATGCCAAAGAAACATtgatatttttgctcgtatactgATTTTCTTATCGCTGAAGTGTCTGCAGATAGCTAACCGAGTAGGTGGTCCGTGCGTGCTTGCCGTGCCCCTGTCGAGAGGGGGCGCTTGTGCACCAAGGCCCCAGAGTCTGCACCCCAGCACGCCCCATCATCGACACAAGACGGtgctggcatgcaagcaggccacgcgctcccgcgctacggttaagggtggcgacgcctgtaccTGCAGTACTGAAAACAACCTGGCAGCATTGTACAGCTTCCCGCaaccttaacttgaacgccgctTTGCatggtggaggaggaggagagacgCCCTAGTGGGATTCCGCTGAACTATTGGGAGAGCTTGTTCCACTGGCTGTTCCACTCACGTGTAGGGGTGTTTGGTTGCTGCTCAAATGCCTCGAAGGCAGGCGGGCGTTGCTTTCTGAAGACGCTATTATCAGGTTGACGATTGTTTTTGTTGCTTATGTGAGATGTACGCTGGATGATATCGGTAATATCGGCGATATTCGAGGCATGGACGCGTTGACAGCTAAGAATGATTGTGTGCACCCGAATAGATTAGCAGTGATGCTGTATCAACTCGAGACgaaataaatgaggataaaacAAGTTTATTTTGTGATTGTGATTGGGAAGTTCCATCACCTTGTGTGGCGATGCTCTACACCATTGCTGATGGTAACATGGTGAAATAAGGATAGAAGTTCATCATACATTTATTTGACTCAGGAAATAATGAAATTAAGTCAGCCGTAGTAGGTGTGAGCAGTGATCTCCGCATTATGACATAGAGTGCCGAAACGACGATTGAAACAGAACAACTTGTGCGTTTTCATGTCGCTACACTTGCGAGTGTTCTTGACAGTCAATACATCGTTGCATAAAGAAGATCCGCATACATATAACCCGAAGTCTGCGTAAGCTGCTATAACGTTTAACATAATACTTCAGAGAGAAGAGTAACACACACAGTTCCAAAGGACTTGAAGCTCTTCACCCGGCAACGGCTGAATGCCCAAACTGCTGGGCAGCATCTCAAGGCACGGGCTAGTCCCGGGACAGTCCGAAGATGTACAAGGATGTATTGGCCGTCAAGAACACTTGCAAACGTAGCGACATGAAAAGGAAAGGCACAAGTTGTCCTGTTTCAATTGCCACCTACTACGGCTGACTTAATTTCATTATTTCCTGAGTCaaattccgtgctagcgccccaaagcaactgtggctatcagtgCCTGAGTCAAATAAATGTATGATGCACTGCTATCCTTATTTCACCATGTTACCATCAGCAATGGGTAGAGCATCGCCACACAAGTAGATGAAACTTCCCAAtcaatcacaaaataaagttgttttgtcCTCATTTACTTCGTCTCGAGTTGATACTGCATCATTGCTAATCCATTCGGGTGCACACAATCATGTGTGTGCCATGCATGTGCACTAACTCTTCACTTTTAttgctgcttgtgattcatatttaggtgtccaagaacactgtagaatgggattggtgttgatgggcaacgttaagtagttatagatgtagttaaaatacattgcagtagttaaagaagtagttttaactgccTCCCctcaaaagtagttgaactaagCAACAAAAACTGAACTAAGCAATCTCACATAAGCAACAAAAACAATCGCCAGCCCGATGGTAGCGTCTCCAGAAAGCAACGCACGCCTGCCTTTGAGGCGTTTGAGCAGCAACCAGCCCGAAACGCGCTCTCCCAATAGTTCAGCTGAATCCCACTAGGGTGTCTCTCCTCCTTCTCTGCCACGCAAAGCGGCATTCAAGTTAAGCTTGCGGGGAGCTGTACATCAGGGCCATTGTAAAACTCTGTATATATTGATGGCAATGTGGCTAACATTGCCGATACGACACATAAGACTTGCAGCCGACAAGATATGGCAGGCCACTTATTCAGCTGTATCTTCTCGCACCCAGATTATTATCATTATATACTTGTTCACCACATGAAACATAAAATGTAGAAATACACTGAAGCTAAACTGTTCACCGTGCCTCACAGAAGGGGCCACGTCAAACACGGATTCTGACGACGAAGACGACTGCATTGGTTCCTCGGACAGACACTGCATGGCGACGCTAGAGGAAAAACAGCGCTTGCGTAAGGCTGAACCTCAGCTTCCGAGCACTGTCACCGTGCTGAAGACCAACGAAGGCAGCGTTGTGTACCTCGTAGGCACGGCTCACTTCAGTCTGGAGAGCCAAGAAGATGTCGCCaaggtatagaaataagagagCGTCGCCGTTTTCTTCTTGTAAATTCTGCTGCTCATTGTAATCTATGCTCCCTGAACCCGACTCTTTGTTGCAGACGATTCAGGAAACGCAGCCCGACGTGCTTCTCATTGAATTGTGCAAAAGTCGCGTCAACATTCTGTCCTTCGACGAGGAGGTCATTCTCAAGGAGTCTCAAAACATGAATTTTGAGAAAATGATGTcgacaatcaagcaggtggctgtctctctctttttcttttttgtctcgtTATTTTATCCTAATATTATTCGCGATTAATTTGGAAAATAATCTCCGCGTGATATCTTTCAGAATGGTGTCGTCCAAGGCATAATGTACCTGTTGTTGCTCAGTATGTCTGCACATCTAACGCGTCAGCTAGGCATGGCACCGGGCGGGGAGTTTCGTAGGGCTGTCCAAGAGGTAATCACATTTTGTTTTACGCATTTgggtgaaattgtgtttctatTACTCGACCAGGTTTGCTTTGCCTTCATGATTTACTGTTGGTTGGGCTATGTGCAGAGTAATTTCAAAACTGAAGCGAATTGGGAGTGAATAATCAAATGCCCAAAGCGAATGGTCGTGTACCTGAAATCAACACTGTTGTCCTATGGTTGCTGATGGGCAccgtgaaaagaaaaattgaattgaattcaaTTGAATACTACCTAGTTATATGTAGAGCCAAACGTACAAAAATAAACCGAGCGTATATTGGATAGCATATGTGTCTGGAAATATTGCTCTCTTTGGTCTCTTTTTGCCCTAATTGGATAATATCATTAGAATCCAGGCCTGATTTTCAGTTGTATTTCATACCAGGCAGAAAAGGTTAAGGGCTGCCTGATTCACCTGGGTGACAGGCCCCTGCACATCACACTCCAGAGGGCGCTGGCTGCATTGAGTGTCTGGCAAAAGTTACGCCTTGCCTGGCACATGATCACTGCCAAAGAACCTATCAGGTACGCTCCTCTCAGTACATcaatgctgctgctgttgtcgCTATAAGTTTTTGTCGAATGGTGCTGTTTGTTTCTGCGTAATTTACTTCCTTCATTTCTTGATGTGCACCTACCAGCAAAGAGGAGGTGGAGAGGTGCAAGAAGCAAGACCTGCTGGAAGAAATGCTGGCCGAGATGACCGGTGAATTCCCAGCATTGAGCGAGGTCTTTGTCAAGGAGAGGGACATCTACCTGGCCTACTCGCTGCGCCTGGCGGCCAGACCAATGCCCTGCCTCTCCGCTGTCAAGGGTAAGCTCCCTGCGAGTCTGCTGGAACGCAGGCATTTTTCTCGCAGAGAAAGATCGCTCACTagcgtaattgaaataaatatgTCAAGCGTCGAACGTCCGACTCCAAAGGACTCCCCTCCCCCCTGTGAGCCCCTTTGCTTGAACTCGATGTATTTAGggagtttatttatttattttcacttcaattattattattgaagtGCATGTGTAAACGCTGCAGCTGCTGTATGGGATCAGTGACCTTGTTATGCCACATGCAGTGGCTTTTTGTTGCTGGGTCTAGCCACTTATGCAGGCTAACACAAATATTAAATATTATTAATATATTAATtaatatatattataatatattaattaatatatattataatatattaattaatatatattataatatattaaatattaataaaaaataaatttatGATATCTTTAGAGCTTATtatagagctgtgcgaatagcaaTATTTCCGTTGCGAATAGTTTAAGAATATTTCACTATCACTGCGAATCGAatccgaataatttcttcagatggCGAATCGAGTttgaataatcagaaaaggcccaatGCGAATAATTTCGAATCACTCGTGGTGAACTATTTTGTGGTGTTGCGCTTATTaaatgatgttctgctccaaacatgtGAACCTTTTCAACCTGGCATAACATATCGTAAGAGAAGGatccctctgtgttgtgtatggtagactgcattagtgtGTTGAATTGCATTGAGTGTTAGTCGACAcgttccatgcagcctgctttgtgtgcatctcctcatttctatgtttacattgaatgtcctgtactttttttttttttttttgaaactgcacatatttccatctgttactgaacataactctgaaaattgggagtacatttactggaacccGCAATGCCCAGAGCACAGTGTTGACCTGAGCTAACAAAATTTGTAGACTTTAGTAACACAATATTGTGAACAGTGTAAAGTGGGTGCTCACCTAACTCTTTAatgtaatgaggcgaagccgacttgcagaatgccGACAGGACTGTGATACTGAAAGTAGGTTGCAGATAGATAGCATTtgaatagcatcagatattcgATTCATAtttgaaatttcgaatattcgtgctGCTCTACTTATTAGCATTTATGTTAGATGTTATTATATTTTTAGAAAGTTATATAGAGTTATATCCATTTTGTCGCGAGAGCCAGCAATGGATCCGCACCCGCTGGGAGGAGGAAAGGGCTGTGATGTTTCCGTGACGTTCTCCATGTGAGAGAGAATGCCCCTCTGCTGTAACCATGGTGTCATATGTGTGTCTCTCCATGCTGGAATCATAGACTGTGCGAATTCCAGTGACCTATAATGCTGACAATAGATTACACCGTTCAAATCTGCAAAAAATGAAGCAGGGATTCGTGGAGCTACGGAGCGCACTGCCCACGGAAACAAAAGACTACGGATTGGTGCTTGGAAggcggactgtccctttaacggAGCATTGGTGTTGCAGGTGAGGAGCCCGCAGTCGTCGTTGGAGTCGTCGGAATCGGCCACGTTGCGGGCATCGTCGAGAATTGGGACAAGGTCGGAGACAGGGACATTCCTCCCATTATGAGGTAAGTTCTTGGTCCTTATATCTCTGATGTCACCACCTTGTTTGTTGCACGCACTTACCTGTAGAGCCTAGAGCACCCAATTGTGTTTTAGAGTGGTAGTTATGGAGGCTCTATAGTTCCGAAAGAGGTTGACAGctgtgtaggtccgtccgtagcttgtggagagggaaaaagaggaggacgaagagGTTACGATAACACTAAAATGAGTGCGTGCACCTGCGGAGCAGGATTGGAAGATGACCCTCTCCGTTCGTTCACATGAGCGACATCACCACACAATATTCTTGTGGAAGAAAAGGCAAGAGACTTCTCACGGGGCAGAAGTTCCGCTGCATTTGTGTCTTAATAGCAGACTACACCGCCGACCTCGTTCTCTGCTAGGGAATATCTTGCGGCTCAGCAACGGGATATTC
This portion of the Ornithodoros turicata isolate Travis chromosome 3, ASM3712646v1, whole genome shotgun sequence genome encodes:
- the LOC135388081 gene encoding traB domain-containing protein-like isoform X1; this encodes MGDSVAGVVTSDADRGSGDKVGVKINGSNDNTFTESNQENGPSKDANGNAEEAGNSPTKSEKSITSVNANGEGDSCKVHSSPDHFSTADEGTGDAEGIETEEDSCISTDPEGATSNTDSDDEDDCIGSSDRHCMATLEEKQRLRKAEPQLPSTVTVLKTNEGSVVYLVGTAHFSLESQEDVAKTIQETQPDVLLIELCKSRVNILSFDEEVILKESQNMNFEKMMSTIKQNGVVQGIMYLLLLSMSAHLTRQLGMAPGGEFRRAVQEAEKVKGCLIHLGDRPLHITLQRALAALSVWQKLRLAWHMITAKEPISKEEVERCKKQDLLEEMLAEMTGEFPALSEVFVKERDIYLAYSLRLAARPMPCLSAVKGEEPAVVVGVVGIGHVAGIVENWDKVGDRDIPPIMRIPEPSISSKVLKYSIKVSILSLAVWGCWKILPSTVTQRPVEWVTTLWTR
- the LOC135388081 gene encoding traB domain-containing protein-like isoform X2; translation: MGDSVAGVTSDADRGSGDKVGVKINGSNDNTFTESNQENGPSKDANGNAEEAGNSPTKSEKSITSVNANGEGDSCKVHSSPDHFSTADEGTGDAEGIETEEDSCISTDPEGATSNTDSDDEDDCIGSSDRHCMATLEEKQRLRKAEPQLPSTVTVLKTNEGSVVYLVGTAHFSLESQEDVAKTIQETQPDVLLIELCKSRVNILSFDEEVILKESQNMNFEKMMSTIKQNGVVQGIMYLLLLSMSAHLTRQLGMAPGGEFRRAVQEAEKVKGCLIHLGDRPLHITLQRALAALSVWQKLRLAWHMITAKEPISKEEVERCKKQDLLEEMLAEMTGEFPALSEVFVKERDIYLAYSLRLAARPMPCLSAVKGEEPAVVVGVVGIGHVAGIVENWDKVGDRDIPPIMRIPEPSISSKVLKYSIKVSILSLAVWGCWKILPSTVTQRPVEWVTTLWTR